The region GCCCCGTCGGCCATGAAGACGACGCGGTTGGCCGCCTTGCGGGCGAAGCCCATCTCGTGGGTGACGACGACCATGGTCATCCCCTCCTTCGCGAGGCTCACCATGACGTCGAGGACCTCGTTGATCATCTCGGGGTCCAGGGCCGAGGTCGGCTCGTCGAAGAGCATGACTTTGGGGTCCATCGCCAGGGAGCGGGCGATCGCCACGCGCTGCTGCTGGCCGCCGGAGAGCTGGGCCGGGAACTTCTGCGCCTGGTGGGCCACACCGACGCGCTCGAGCAGCTCCATCGCCCGCTTCTCCGCCTCGGCCTTGGGCGTCTTGCGGGCCTTGATCGGGCCGAGCGTCACGTTGTCGAGGATCGTCTTGTGCGCGAACAGGTTGAAGGACTGGAAGACCATGCCGACGTCGGCACGCAGCTGGGCCAGCTCCTTGCCCTCCTCGGGCAGCGCCTTGCCGTCGATGGTGATCGAACCGCTCTCGAAGGTCTCGAGCCGGTTGATCGTGCGGCACAGCGTCGACTTGCCCGACCCCGAGGGGCCGATGACGACCACGACCTCACCCGTGCCGATGGACAGGTTGATGTCGCGCAGCACGTGGAGGTCGCCGAAGTGCTTGTTGACGTCCTTGAGGACGACGAGGGGCTCCGTCATGACCGGCAACCTACCGGCTCGACCCCCTCAGGGGAGCACCCCCACCCGGACCGTCACGCAATGGCAACATGGCGAGCCCGCGCGCGCTCGGGCGACGGCTCGAAGATCTCGTGCCGCCCCGCACGGCTCAGTCGGCGCCACCGGG is a window of Pedococcus aerophilus DNA encoding:
- a CDS encoding amino acid ABC transporter ATP-binding protein — protein: MTEPLVVLKDVNKHFGDLHVLRDINLSIGTGEVVVVIGPSGSGKSTLCRTINRLETFESGSITIDGKALPEEGKELAQLRADVGMVFQSFNLFAHKTILDNVTLGPIKARKTPKAEAEKRAMELLERVGVAHQAQKFPAQLSGGQQQRVAIARSLAMDPKVMLFDEPTSALDPEMINEVLDVMVSLAKEGMTMVVVTHEMGFARKAANRVVFMADGAIVEEQAPEAFFTAPRSDRAKDFLGKILTH